One genomic region from Magallana gigas chromosome 3, xbMagGiga1.1, whole genome shotgun sequence encodes:
- the LOC105344688 gene encoding uncharacterized protein isoform X7 — MSSSRPLQREPSILRQLKTWSTSDVIQWLEQKRLNKFVFLFQRHHVTGSDLAQLKLSFLDNYEHICVSDREELLSQIYELLRLEQADDEDPTRISSPTDREKLRLAKQIAHDHTFKRSQSSPVCFIPSQHSSSSSSSQSSNTSSPTPKQRKQSAPTDGPSVLSSLKPKIAPATSKGSEPSRQHIELPKGFHDKKKLKKTAACTWFEALEGNYNSCVSCFTLQKKGGHFGITIEPRPDGQLVVSNVSPDLQAGVRVSDRVLEINGCCCLSTKASSIADIMKSSDVIQIVTCKLSDYRSQEVGPREKHTSDVKWQKFRDFLVDFKEQEVNIEQMLKDIPKVEVQKCKEQAALRMELDEAQTRIKEQQAVIDRLTEEIDRLTEDVADQKALIGNLSKERSSAVRARSRGQGNEGSIKQGETEYYKITMKSLNMESATKPAEENYWCVCIPTVREQIMMTLKDIVKEASRQKFYLDRLISLVIEESPWLLDQVDANFDETSIDNKMEEFC; from the exons ATGTCCTCCTCACGGCCACTGCAGAGAGAGCCGTCAATTTTACGACAG cTAAAGACATGGAGCACCTCTGATGTCATTCAATGGCTGGAACAAAAGAGGCTCAAtaaatttgttttcctttttcaaC GACATCACGTGACAGGAAGTGACTTAGCTCAACTAAAGCTATCCTTTTTAG ATAATTATGAACACATCTGTGTGTCCGATCGAGAGGAACTTTTGTCACAGATCTACGAACTGTTGAGATTGGAGCAGGCAGATGATGAAGACCCAACACGAATTTCATCCCCCACAGACAGGGAAAAACTCCGACTGGCCAAGCAGATAGCTCACGACCACACCTTCAAGAGGTCACAGAGTTCACCTGTCTGCTTCATTCCTTCCCAGCATTCCTCTTCCTCTTCCTCATCGCAGTCCTCCAATACATCCTCACCCACACCCAAACAGAGGAAGCAGTCTGCACCGACTGATGGACCCAGTGTCTTAAGTTCCTTGAAACCAAAAATTGCGCCTGCAACTAGCAAAGGATCTGAGCCCAG CAGACAACATATAGAATTACCAAAAGGATTTCATGacaagaaaaaattaaag AAAACAGCAGCTTGTACCTGGTTCGAAGCATTGGAAGGAAATTATAACTCCTGTGTGTCATGCTTCACACTACAGAAAAAGGGCGGCCATTTTGGCATTACCATAGAGCCACGACCGGATGGGCAGTTGGTGGTCAGTAATGTGAGCCCCGACCTACAGGCAGGTGTCAGGGTCAGTGACAG GGTACTGGAAATAAATGGTTGTTGTTGCTTGTCCACCAAAGCATCATCTATAGCAGACATAATGAAATCCAGTGATGTTATACAAATAGTGACATGTAAACTATCAGATTATAG gtCACAAGAAGTTGGCCCTAGAGAGAAACATACATCTGATGTTAAATGGCAGAAGTTTCGTGATTTTTTGGTGGATTTTAAAGAACAGGAGGTGAACATTGAACAAATGTTGAAAGACATTCCTAAAGTTGAGGTCCAAAAGTGTAAAGAACAGGCAGCATTAAGG ATGGAGCTGGATGAAGCTCAGACCAGGATCAAGGAGCAGCAGGCTGTGATAGACAGATTGACAGAGGAGATAGACAGATTGACAGAGGATGTGGCAGACCAGAAAGCACTGATTGGGAACTTGTCCAAGGAGAGGTCAAGTGCTGTGAGGGCGAGGTCCAGGGGACAGGGTAATG AGGGAAGTATAAAACAAGGGGAGACAGAATACTATAAGATTACAATGAAGAGTTTAAATATGGAATCAGCCACCAAG CCTGCTGAGGAGAATTACTGGTGTGTGTGTATTCCCACTGTCAGA GAGCAGATTATGATGACTCTGAAGGACATTGTGAAGGAGGCCAGCAGACAGAAATTCTACCTGGACAGACTCATCTCCTTGGTGATAGAGGAGTCGCCATGGTTACTGGACCAGGTCGATGCCAACTTTGACGAAACCTCTATTGACAACAAAATGGAggaattttgttga